CTCCCACTCGATGAACGGCGTCCTGGACACCGAGGCCGGCGGCGGCGTCTACCACGCGCTGCTCGGCACCATCGAGCAGGTCCTCATCGCGACCCTGATCGCGGCCCCGATCGGTCTCCTCACCGCGGTCTACCTCGTCGAGTACGGCGGCGGAAAGCTCGCCCAGGCCGTCACCTTCTTCGTCGACGTCATGACGGGCATCCCGTCGATCGTCGCGGGCCTCTTCATCCTCGCCACCTGGAATCTGATGCTGGGCTTCGGGCCCTCCGGATTCGCCGGCGCGATGGCCCTCGCGATCCTGATGATGCCGGTCGTGGTCCGCTCCACCGAGGAGATGCTCAAGCTCGTCCCGAACGAGCTCCGCGAGGCCTCCCTCGCGCTCGGCATCCCCAAGTGGCGCACGATCCTGAAGGTGGTCCTGCCCACCGCGATCGGCGGCATCACCACGGGCGTCATGCTCGCGGTCGCCCGCATCACCGGTGAGACGGCCCCCGTCCTGCTCCTCGTGTTCGGTACGAAGCTCATCAACCCGAACCCCTTCGAAGGCGCTCAGTCCTCGCTGCCGCTGTACGTGTACGAGCAGTACGCGGTCGGCACCGACGCCGCTGTGTCCCGTGCCTGGGCCGCCGCGCTCGTCCTGATCGCTTTCGTCATGATCCTCAACATGGTGGCCCGCGGCATCGCCCGCTGGAAGGCCCCCAAGACCGGCCGCTGACGCGGTCACCCTGGAAGTGAATTGATATGGCCAAGCGAATCGACGTCAGCGGCCTCTCCGCGTACTACGGCGCCCACAAGGCGATCGACGACATCTCCATGACCGTCGAGCCCCGCTCCGTGACGGCTTTCATCGGCCCCTCCGGCTGCGGCAAGTCCACCTTCCTGCGCACCCTGAACCGCATGCACGAGGTCACCCCCGGCGGCCGCGTCGAGGGCAAGGTGATGCTGGACGACGAGAACCTGTACGGGTCGCACGTCGACCCGGTCGCCGTGCGCCGCACGGTGGGCATGGTCTTCCAGCGCCCCAACCCCTTCCCCACCATGTCGATCTTCGACAACGTGGCGGCGGGCCTGCGCCTCAACGGCAAGTACAAGAAGGCCCAGCTCAACGACATCGTCGAGAAGTCCCTCAAGGGCGCGAACCTCTGGAACGAGGTCAAGGACCGCCTGAACAAGCCGGGCTCCGGCCTCTCCGGCGGCCAGCAGCAGCGTCTGTGCATCGCCCGTGCCATCGCGGTCGAGCCCGACGTCCTGCTGATGGACGAGCCCTGCTCGGCCCTCGACCCGATCTCCACCCTCGCCATCGAGGACCTGATCGGCGAGCTGAAGGAGCGCTTCACGATCGTCATCGTGACGCACAACATGCAGCAGGCCGCCCGCGTCTCGGACCGCACGGCCTTCTTCAACCTGTCGGCCGTCGGCCAGCCCGGCAAGCTCATCGAGCTGGACGACACCGAGCGCATCTTCTCCAACCCGAGCGTCCAGGCGACCGAGGACTACATCTCCGGCCGCTTCGGCTAGACCGCTCCCCCCAAGACCGTCTTACGGTGCTGCATGGCGGTGCCACCGTAATGACGAAAGGGCCCGGCTCCCCCACAGGGGAGCCGGGCCCAACCATTTGCCCAGCTGCGTCAGCGTCAGCGTCAGCCGAAGAACAGCTTCACCACGCTGTGTCCTCCCGGGGGATAACCCCCGGACCCCCAGCAAGTCCGGGTGGCATCGCTCGTCAGCCGAAGAACAGCTTCACCACGCTGTGTCCTCCCGGGGGATAACCCCCGGACCCCCAGCAAGTCCGGGTGGCATCGCTCGTCAGCCGAAGAACAGCTTCACCACGTAGTAGCTCGCGGCAGCGACCAGCGCGGCGGCCGGCATCGTGATGAACCAGCCCAGGATGATGTTCTTGGCGACACCCCACCGCACCGCGTTGACGCGCTTCGTCGCGCCGACGCCCATGATCGCGGAGGTGATGACGTGGGTCGTCGAGATCGGCGCGTGGAAGAGGAACGCCGAGCCGAACATGATCGACGCACCCGTCGTCTCCGCCGCGAAACCCTGCGGCGGGTCCAGCTCGATGATCTTGCGGCCGAGCGTCCGCATGATGCGCCAGCCGCCCGCGTACGTACCGAGCGAGAGCATCACGGCACAGGCGATCTTCACCCACACCGGGATGTCGTCGCCCGACTGCTGCACATCGGCGATGACCAGGGCCATCACCACGATGCCCATCGTCTTCTGCGCGTCCTGCAGACCGTGGCCGAGCGCCATGCCGGCCGCCGACACCGTCTGCGCGATACGGAAGCCGCGCTTGGCCTTGTGCGGGTTGGCCTTGCGGAACATCCACATGATCGCGCACATGACCAGGTAACCGGCGACGAGACCGACGACCGGCGAGATGAACATCGGGATGACGACCTTGTCGAGGACGCCGCCCCACAGCACCTCGGTGCCACCGGCCAGCGCCGCGCCCACCATGCCGCCGAACAGCGCGTGCGAGGAGGAGGACGGCAGACCGAAGTACCAGGTGACGAGGTTCCAGATGATCGCGCCCACCAGCGCGGCGAAGAGGATGCCCATCCCCTTGTCGCCGGTCGGGGTCTCGATGAGCCCCTCACTGACGGTCTTGGCGACCCCGCTGCCCATGAAGGCACCCGCGAGGTTCATGACCGCCGCCATCGCCAGCGCCGCCCGGGGGGTCAGCGCCCGGGTCGACACCGAGGTGGCGATGGCGTTGGCGGAGTCGTGGAAGCCGTTCGTATACGTGAAGCCGAGCGCGACACCGATGGTCACGATCAGAGCGAAGGTGTCCACGAAGCTCAGGACTCCTTGACCGCGATGGTCTCCACCGTGTTGGCGACGTGCTCGAAGGCGTCGGCCGCCTCTTCCAGCACGTCGACGATCTGCTTGAGCTTGAGCACCTCGATGGCGTCGTACTTGCCGTTGAAGAGCTGCGCGAGCAGCTTGCGGTGGATCTGGTCGGCCTGGTTCTCCAGACGGTTGACCTCGATCCAGTACTCCGTGAGGTTGGCCATCGTCCGCAGGTTCGGCATGGCCTCGGCGGTCAGCTCCGCCGCCCGGGCCAGGACCTCGATCTGCTGCTCGACACCCTTGGGGAGTTCCTCGACGTTATAGAGGACGACCAGGTCGACGGCCTCCTCCATGAAGTCCATGATGTCGTCGAGGGACGACGCGAGGTTGTAGATGTCCTCACGGTCGAAGGGCGTGATGAAGGAGGAGTTCAGCTGGTGGAAGATCGCGTGGGTAGCGTCGTCGCCGGCGTGCTCCGCTGCCCGCATCCGCTCCGCGATCTCGGCCCGGGCGGAAGGCTCCGCTCCGAGCAGTTCCATCAGGAGCTTCGAGCCCGTGACGATGTTGTCCGCGGACGCGGCGAACATGTCGTAGAAGCTCGTCTCCCTGGGGGTCAGACGAAATCGCACGTGAGGTCCTCGGG
The sequence above is a segment of the Streptomyces sp. NBC_01255 genome. Coding sequences within it:
- the pstB gene encoding phosphate ABC transporter ATP-binding protein PstB, with product MAKRIDVSGLSAYYGAHKAIDDISMTVEPRSVTAFIGPSGCGKSTFLRTLNRMHEVTPGGRVEGKVMLDDENLYGSHVDPVAVRRTVGMVFQRPNPFPTMSIFDNVAAGLRLNGKYKKAQLNDIVEKSLKGANLWNEVKDRLNKPGSGLSGGQQQRLCIARAIAVEPDVLLMDEPCSALDPISTLAIEDLIGELKERFTIVIVTHNMQQAARVSDRTAFFNLSAVGQPGKLIELDDTERIFSNPSVQATEDYISGRFG
- the pstA gene encoding phosphate ABC transporter permease PstA; translated protein: MSHAIQDRPPVQSRVTHDPLKHARLPRWTPFAIALGSVAAGCGLGLVAGWHSRIQWGLLSSLFFVLATYVITSKVEGSRQAKDRVATSLVWVCFILAVIPLLSLAWVTISKGIEVLDPYFLSHSMNGVLDTEAGGGVYHALLGTIEQVLIATLIAAPIGLLTAVYLVEYGGGKLAQAVTFFVDVMTGIPSIVAGLFILATWNLMLGFGPSGFAGAMALAILMMPVVVRSTEEMLKLVPNELREASLALGIPKWRTILKVVLPTAIGGITTGVMLAVARITGETAPVLLLVFGTKLINPNPFEGAQSSLPLYVYEQYAVGTDAAVSRAWAAALVLIAFVMILNMVARGIARWKAPKTGR
- a CDS encoding inorganic phosphate transporter — encoded protein: MDTFALIVTIGVALGFTYTNGFHDSANAIATSVSTRALTPRAALAMAAVMNLAGAFMGSGVAKTVSEGLIETPTGDKGMGILFAALVGAIIWNLVTWYFGLPSSSSHALFGGMVGAALAGGTEVLWGGVLDKVVIPMFISPVVGLVAGYLVMCAIMWMFRKANPHKAKRGFRIAQTVSAAGMALGHGLQDAQKTMGIVVMALVIADVQQSGDDIPVWVKIACAVMLSLGTYAGGWRIMRTLGRKIIELDPPQGFAAETTGASIMFGSAFLFHAPISTTHVITSAIMGVGATKRVNAVRWGVAKNIILGWFITMPAAALVAAASYYVVKLFFG
- a CDS encoding DUF47 domain-containing protein; translated protein: MRFRLTPRETSFYDMFAASADNIVTGSKLLMELLGAEPSARAEIAERMRAAEHAGDDATHAIFHQLNSSFITPFDREDIYNLASSLDDIMDFMEEAVDLVVLYNVEELPKGVEQQIEVLARAAELTAEAMPNLRTMANLTEYWIEVNRLENQADQIHRKLLAQLFNGKYDAIEVLKLKQIVDVLEEAADAFEHVANTVETIAVKES